A genomic stretch from Oncorhynchus tshawytscha isolate Ot180627B linkage group LG07, Otsh_v2.0, whole genome shotgun sequence includes:
- the LOC112254898 gene encoding SUZ domain-containing protein 1 isoform X2 yields the protein MEDEEEIVKRLEAKLKISQKAKKASISSGSSPIRTAMVIQDESLPAAPSPQIRILKRPSSNGSLVSSGSSNRPTQQPKSLAQREAEYAEARRRILGSASSEETPQDKPRPERPVRVSAQPPQPELVSLNNHMIRQPTGPDGTSGFRRYR from the exons ATGGAAGATGAAGAG GAAATTGTGAAAAGACTTGAGGCAAAGTTGAAGATAAGCCAGAAAGCAAA GAAAGCAAGCATCAGCTCAGGTAGCTCCCCCATACGAACTGCCATGGTTATCCAGGATGAATCTCTACCTGCAGCCCCCTCACCTCAAATCCGAATTCTGAAGCGCCCCTCAAGTAATGGTTCCTTGGTGTCCTCTGGTTCATCCAACCGCCCCACCCAGCAGCCTAAGTCACTGGCCCAGCGGGAGGCAGAGTATGCCGAGGCCCGCAGGAGGATTCTGGGTAGTGCTAGCTCTGAAGAAACGCCTCAGGACAAACCCAGGCCAGAAAG ACCAGTGCGAGTGAGTGCCCAACCACCACAGCCAGAACTGGTTAGTCTGAACAATCACATGATCCGCCAACCCACAGGCCCAGACGGTACCTCAGGCTTCCGTCGCTACAGATAG
- the LOC112254898 gene encoding SUZ domain-containing protein 1 isoform X1 — protein MEDEEVCESWEDAADSGEIVKRLEAKLKISQKAKKASISSGSSPIRTAMVIQDESLPAAPSPQIRILKRPSSNGSLVSSGSSNRPTQQPKSLAQREAEYAEARRRILGSASSEETPQDKPRPERPVRVSAQPPQPELVSLNNHMIRQPTGPDGTSGFRRYR, from the exons ATGGAAGATGAAGAGGTTTGTGAAAGTTGGGAGGACGCTGCAGACAGCGGG GAAATTGTGAAAAGACTTGAGGCAAAGTTGAAGATAAGCCAGAAAGCAAA GAAAGCAAGCATCAGCTCAGGTAGCTCCCCCATACGAACTGCCATGGTTATCCAGGATGAATCTCTACCTGCAGCCCCCTCACCTCAAATCCGAATTCTGAAGCGCCCCTCAAGTAATGGTTCCTTGGTGTCCTCTGGTTCATCCAACCGCCCCACCCAGCAGCCTAAGTCACTGGCCCAGCGGGAGGCAGAGTATGCCGAGGCCCGCAGGAGGATTCTGGGTAGTGCTAGCTCTGAAGAAACGCCTCAGGACAAACCCAGGCCAGAAAG ACCAGTGCGAGTGAGTGCCCAACCACCACAGCCAGAACTGGTTAGTCTGAACAATCACATGATCCGCCAACCCACAGGCCCAGACGGTACCTCAGGCTTCCGTCGCTACAGATAG